Proteins from one Pleurocapsa minor HA4230-MV1 genomic window:
- a CDS encoding cyclase family protein, with the protein MHQVNDWIDISLTIHPGMPYWPDNPAITVEPSQCLAHGDVCNVSKLTIGTHTGTHVDGINHFIKGGIGIDRMPLDATIGRARVIKIKDPQQIKVEELEPHNIQAGERILFKTQNSNFALKSKTFVEDFVHISTEAAQYLAEKKVRTVGVDYLSVGGYEGNVIEVHHALLGSGIWAIEGLNLAEVEPGEYELICLPIKLKDGDGGLARAILRPI; encoded by the coding sequence ATGCACCAAGTAAACGACTGGATCGATATTTCTTTGACCATTCACCCAGGAATGCCCTATTGGCCAGATAATCCTGCCATAACTGTTGAACCTAGTCAATGTTTAGCTCATGGAGATGTATGCAATGTTTCTAAGTTGACCATTGGGACTCATACAGGAACTCATGTTGACGGTATTAATCACTTTATTAAAGGTGGTATTGGGATCGATCGAATGCCTTTAGATGCGACTATTGGTAGAGCTAGGGTGATTAAAATTAAAGATCCTCAACAAATTAAGGTTGAAGAGCTTGAACCCCATAATATTCAAGCAGGAGAACGGATTTTATTTAAAACTCAAAATAGTAATTTTGCTTTAAAATCTAAGACTTTTGTGGAAGATTTTGTCCATATTTCTACAGAAGCAGCACAGTATTTAGCTGAGAAAAAAGTTCGTACTGTAGGAGTAGATTACTTATCAGTTGGTGGCTATGAAGGGAATGTAATCGAGGTACACCATGCTTTATTAGGTTCGGGTATTTGGGCGATTGAAGGGCTAAACTTAGCTGAGGTTGAACCTGGAGAATACGAGCTAATTTGCTTACCCATTAAGCTTAAAGATGGAGACGGGGGATTAGCTAGAGCAATCTTGCGTCCTATTTAG
- a CDS encoding 4Fe-4S dicluster domain-containing protein, with protein MTNFDTKNPPQPKLIDSCVHCGFCLSTCPSYRVIGKEMDSPRGRIYLMDAINQGEATIDTTTTQHFDSCLGCLACVTTCPSGVKYDQLIAATRPQIERNLNRSLPDRLIRTLIFNLFPYPNRLRHLLPPLWFYQKSGLQQLVRQTGMLKKLTPRLAAMEAILPEVTDSSWRSDLPAVIPPQGIKRYRVGMILGCVQRLFFSPVNEATARVLTANGCEVVIPPSQGCCAALPAHQGQEAQAQVLARQMIDSFIDQDLDAIIINAAGCGHTLKEYGHILADDPEYRAKAEQFSSKVKDVQEFLAEIELTTELHPLTSGELTLVYQDACHLLHGQKISLQPRQLLQQIPGVKLREPLDASLCCGSAGIYNMLQPETADELGRQKVNNLIKTGASVIASPNPGCSLQIQKHLELQGLEGIKLFHPVELLDYSIQGKQI; from the coding sequence ATGACTAATTTTGATACTAAAAATCCTCCTCAACCAAAATTAATCGATTCTTGTGTACATTGCGGTTTTTGTCTTTCTACCTGTCCTAGCTATCGAGTCATCGGTAAAGAAATGGATTCTCCCAGAGGCAGGATCTATTTAATGGATGCCATTAATCAAGGAGAAGCAACAATTGACACCACAACTACTCAGCATTTTGATTCCTGTTTAGGATGTTTAGCCTGTGTGACTACCTGCCCTTCAGGAGTAAAGTACGATCAGCTAATTGCTGCTACTCGTCCTCAGATCGAGCGGAACCTAAATCGTAGTTTACCCGATAGGTTAATTAGAACTTTAATTTTTAATCTCTTTCCTTATCCCAATCGCTTACGCCATCTGCTGCCTCCCCTGTGGTTCTATCAAAAATCAGGTTTACAGCAGTTAGTTAGACAGACAGGAATGCTTAAAAAGCTAACTCCTCGATTAGCAGCAATGGAGGCAATTCTACCTGAAGTAACGGATAGTTCTTGGCGGAGTGATTTACCTGCTGTAATACCCCCTCAAGGAATAAAGCGCTATCGGGTAGGGATGATTTTAGGCTGTGTGCAGCGGTTATTTTTTTCTCCTGTAAACGAAGCTACAGCCAGGGTCTTGACTGCTAATGGTTGTGAGGTGGTAATTCCTCCCAGTCAAGGCTGTTGTGCTGCTTTACCCGCTCATCAGGGACAAGAGGCACAGGCACAGGTTTTAGCAAGGCAGATGATTGATAGTTTTATCGATCAGGATTTAGATGCAATTATTATTAATGCTGCGGGTTGCGGACATACTCTCAAAGAATATGGTCATATCTTAGCTGATGATCCTGAGTATCGAGCAAAGGCGGAACAGTTTTCGAGTAAGGTTAAAGATGTCCAGGAGTTTTTAGCAGAGATCGAGTTAACTACTGAGTTACATCCTTTGACATCAGGTGAGTTGACTCTTGTTTATCAAGATGCCTGTCATTTATTACATGGACAAAAGATTAGTCTGCAACCACGTCAGCTGTTACAACAAATTCCTGGGGTTAAACTGCGCGAACCTTTAGACGCAAGTTTATGCTGCGGTAGTGCGGGTATTTATAATATGTTGCAGCCAGAAACCGCCGATGAGCTAGGTAGACAAAAAGTGAATAATTTAATTAAGACTGGAGCGAGTGTCATTGCCTCGCCTAATCCTGGCTGTTCTTTGCAAATTCAAAAACATTTGGAGTTACAGGGTTTAGAAGGGATTAAATTATTCCATCCCGTTGAGTTGTTAGACTATTCAATTCAAGGAAAACAGATTTAA